The nucleotide sequence GCGACAAGAGGTCGCCGAGCGGCGCGCCGGCCTGCGCCGTGACGATCAGCTCGTTCGGCTCATAGGAGACGACCGCGCTCAGCGCCGACAGGTCGAGCACGGCATTGGTCGCCGTCACCTGCCCGATCCCGCGCTTCGAGCCATGCCCGATCACATCCAGCGGCTGCTCATTGGCGATGGCCGACCGGACCACCTCCTCCACATCGGCTGCGTTCCGTACCTTCAGGGCGTCCACCACTGCTCGCCTTGCTTGTTGATGATGAAGGCGACCGCCACGCGCGGCCACCGGCGTTGGACTCGTTCTAGAGCATGAGGAGTGAAAAGGGCAGCCCGGTGTGGCGAAAAGATCGTGCGGGGACAAGGGGATGGGAGGGAACAACGGACGCGTCGGACCGAACGTTCGGCCTTTTAGGGCACGGACTCGCCAGCAGCCCCGTCGACGTGACACGAGCCATCACCCCATGCGCGGTGCGCCCCCTCTCCCCGTCCTTCACGGGGAGAGGGTTGGGGTGAGGGGCAACCACACGGGTGGTGCACTTGTAGTTCGTAGGGGGGGGTTAGCGAAGCGTAACCCGCCGCCCTTTCGAGCCACGCGGCGGATGACGCCTTCGGCTAATCCGCCCTACGCGCTGACCGTAACGCCCAGACCTGTAGCCAGCATGAGCAGCAAGAGCATACGCCGGCTTACGCAGCGCGCCGCCCAACCTTCTTCGCCGTCTTCCGCTTCGGAGCCGCCTTTGACGCCCCCTTCGCCGGCGCCGACGTCAGCTTCACCCCGAGCGCACGGAGCACGGTCAGGATGGTGGCAAACTCCGGATTCCCGTCCTCGCCCAGCGCCCGATAAAGCTGCTCGCGACGGATGCCGGTCGCCTTCGCGAGGTCCGACATGCCGCGCGCCCGCGCGATGGTGTTGATCGCGGCGCGGATCTCATCCGCGGTGCCATCCTCGAGCGCCGCCGCCAGAAACTCGGCCTGTGCCTCCGGCTCCGCCAGGTATTCCGCCGCGTCGAAGCGTGTCGTTGCCATCCGCTATGCCTCTCTCTTCGCCAGTGCCTGGGCGCGCCGGATGTCCGACTGTTGCGTGCTCTTGTCGCCACCACAGAGCAGGATGACCAGGACGTCTCCACGCTGCCGATAGTAGATCCGGTAGCCCGGGCCGTAATCGATCCGCATCTCGGAGACGCCCTCGCCGACCGGCTTGCTGTCGCCGAGATTGCCATTCGCGGCCCGCTCGATCCGCGCGGCGATCCTGGCTTTTGCCTTCAGATCGCGCAGGCCGAGCAGCCACGCCTTGAACTCGGCCGTTTGCCGGATTTCGACCATGAGATAATTGTATCTTAAACGGTACAAACCCGCAATCGATGAAAAGGTAAACCGAACGTCATGCGAGGCTGATCGTGGGACCGCACAGACATCGTCGCTCTCCCAACTCTGCCTCTCCTTGATCGGCGGCGGTCCCTAGGGTTAGCAAAGCGCAACCCGCTGACCTTCTGACACACTGCTTGCAGTCATACTATTTCTATTTACAGTCGTATTTTTGGAGCTGCGTTCAACCGCGAGCTGCAAGGTTGTCAGCAGCAGGGTGGCCCAGCTAGCTAATTAGTAAAATCGTAACCCGCCGACCTTTCGAGCCACGCGACGGAATACGCCTTCGGCTCAATCGCCCTACGTACTAAGCGGTGCCGGAAACATAGCGTCTTCCATTTGGCGATTTGGCTATGTTATCCCACCTTGCACGGTCGGGATCTTAGAGATGTCACCATCAATTCCTGTTGCCCTCGCGGTTCTGATCCTTTCATCGACGACCGCTCTGAGCGGCTTCGATGACGGTGTGTCGGATTATCGCTCCGGCAACTATAGCGCGGCCTTCAAAGAGTGGAGCGATGCCGCCGAACAGGGCGATGTCGATGCCCAGTATAATCTTGGCTGCCTTTATCTGCGCGGCGAAGGCGTAGCAAAGAACAGGGCCATGGCGGATGAGTGGCTCCAGCGCGCCGCTGATCAGGGCGACGTCGATGCTGCGACCTCGCTGCTTTTTTCAAAACCCATGACAGAAGAGGGCAGAAAGAAGTTTTTCGCTATGAAGATGAAACCTACAACGAAGTTTCGTCTTACGTTTGTCGCCCAACTCAGCGACGGAAGGCTACATCGACGTCCTTGCTCGACTGACGCGTCCGATGGAGCCGCAATTGAATTCAACCTCGGTCAGATGTACGAGACCGGAACTCCGGGATTTCCTCAAGACGACAGACAGGCAGCCGAGTGGTATCGTAGAGCAGCCGAGCGAAACTACCCGGACGCGCAAACCATGCTTGGCTTCATGTATGCCAGGGGGCACGGAGTCGAAAAAGACGAGATCAAGGCCGTGCGTTTATTCCGCCAAGCCGCCGAACAAGGCAACAGCAACGCTCAACATAGCCTCGGCATCATGTACGCAACCGGCTCTTTCGGCTACAAGAAGGACCTGATCTTGGCTTACGTGCTCGTAGGCCATGCAGCTGCCGATGGAAACAAATTCGCCACCGACGACTTCCAACGAGTAAGAGCACTCCTCTCGCCGGACCAATTGACCGAAGGGCATAGGCTGGCTCAGAAATGGCCGAAGGACCTTCAGTGGCCTCCAGAATTGACTGAACGAATGGGGCCTTCGCCCTAGCTTCCAGCGCCCGACGACCAACGAAGGTCAACTAAATGGCTCACTAGGCGGATCTTGTTTTAAGTTCTTGGTCTGTAGGCGGGTTAGCGAAGCGTAACCCGCCGCCCTTTCGAACCACTTAATAGCGGATCACAGCTCCGGCCCATTTTCCTCAATGCTTAAAGATTAGACCGAAGACCGCTAACCCAAACCCCATGCACCATTGCCAGTACTTGAGCCAGAAGTCGGCCAAGGTATGGGCGACCTTCGAGGTCCAATGCTTTTCATAAATCCCTAGCAGGATGATTAGAGAACCCTCGGGGTCATTGCGCGGCGGCACATAATTGCCTTCCCACCAGCGCTTCAGCATTTGCTTCATGCGAATCAATCCGCTTTTTAGACGGGGACCATCTATCATCCTCGAATCGGCCTAAGCCCAAGGTTGCGAACTCTATCAACCAATGAAACATAGCCGTTGAGGAGGAAGGAGCGAAATGCCGATTTCGCTTGACCACTTAGCTCAATGCCCGATCTGCAAGTAGCTTCGGGCCACTATCGGCACGGCAAGATCGTTCGCACGAGAAACTCCTTTCGCCAGCGATTTCAACGTCGAACGTCAAACAAGTCTCATCGCAAAAATTCTTCTTTCGCTTTATACGAAATCATGTATGATGTCCGCATCCCATCCCTCCGAGGGGCGTACGCGCGGTCGTCACGATACGTGGGGTGGGGATGTGGTGGCCGTGTCGGGTCGCAGCGTGGCTTCGTGTCGCGCCGACGAACGAGTCCGATGCGGACGTGAAATCGTGTGGGCCTGGCCTCCCGGTGCTGAGGCCAAGCCGGCGATGATGCCTCTGCGCATCGCGTCGGCGACGGGGACAAAACAGCCGATCCCCGGGGCGAGCACGTATAAGCGTTAAGACCGCCACGCGGGGAATGCCGGATGATCGGCTGAACCTGTGGTGACTGCCGCCTGCTTTTTTTGTTGCAGGCGGGCCATGGGTGAGGCCTTCACCCGGCATTCCCCGTGCCCTCTCGATTGGTTTGGAGGGCAGACGGACGCATCACCTGGGCGGAGGACGCCGCGGGGCTGCGGAGTCATGTCCAATGCAGTTGCGACGCAAAGATGGATTTCACGCGGAGGAGCTGGCTGTTGGGGCCTCATGGTTCGAGACGGCGCGCGGACGTCGTTATTTGCTCTCATGCGCGGACGGGCGCGCGCCTCCTCACCATGAGGAGGGAGATAAACGACGGAGCTGTAGGGTGGGCAGAGGCGAAGGACTGAGCTCTCCTCACGCGGGATCGCAGTGGCGTCGTGCCCACCGTCTTGCCGCGCGACGCGCTGATGGACGGTGGGCACGCGCCGCTTTTCGGCGGCGCTTTGCCCACCCTACGATTTCGTCGTCGCGTGATCGGACGGATGTTGAGTCGGACTCTCTCCGCGTCATTGCGAGCGCAGCGACTTGTCCGCCGAAGCTCGAAGAGCGAAGACGGAAGCAATCCAGAGTCCCGCCCACGCCCCTGGATTGCTTCGCTGCGCTCGCAATGACGACGCGGAGAGGTCTGCGCGCCTCAGAACCTCGGCAGGTCCGGAAACGCGAGCTTCCCCGCATGCACATGCATCCGCCCCAGCTCCGCGCAGCGGTGCAGGGTCGGAAACACCTTGCCCGGATTGAGCAGGCCCAAATGATCGAACGCGCATTTCACGCGCTGCTGCTGGTTCAGG is from Bradyrhizobium sp. ORS 285 and encodes:
- a CDS encoding addiction module antidote protein → MATTRFDAAEYLAEPEAQAEFLAAALEDGTADEIRAAINTIARARGMSDLAKATGIRREQLYRALGEDGNPEFATILTVLRALGVKLTSAPAKGASKAAPKRKTAKKVGRRAA
- a CDS encoding type II toxin-antitoxin system RelE/ParE family toxin, which codes for MVEIRQTAEFKAWLLGLRDLKAKARIAARIERAANGNLGDSKPVGEGVSEMRIDYGPGYRIYYRQRGDVLVILLCGGDKSTQQSDIRRAQALAKREA
- a CDS encoding tetratricopeptide repeat protein; translated protein: MSPSIPVALAVLILSSTTALSGFDDGVSDYRSGNYSAAFKEWSDAAEQGDVDAQYNLGCLYLRGEGVAKNRAMADEWLQRAADQGDVDAATSLLFSKPMTEEGRKKFFAMKMKPTTKFRLTFVAQLSDGRLHRRPCSTDASDGAAIEFNLGQMYETGTPGFPQDDRQAAEWYRRAAERNYPDAQTMLGFMYARGHGVEKDEIKAVRLFRQAAEQGNSNAQHSLGIMYATGSFGYKKDLILAYVLVGHAAADGNKFATDDFQRVRALLSPDQLTEGHRLAQKWPKDLQWPPELTERMGPSP